In Lactobacillus sp. PV012, one genomic interval encodes:
- a CDS encoding phosphatidate cytidylyltransferase — MKQRVITAIIALILFIPIVWFGGIWIDIAVCLFAAVGISEIFMMKKQILVSWDFCLALLATLTMALPVSFFNFLPHFLNRYDVFFMIVMLMLVRTVLTKNKVTFDDVGVYTLGALYIGTGFHYMAAVRNAHLGLQVLCYVFVVVWSTDIFAYLVGRKIGKHKLWPAISPNKTWEGSIGAVIAAIICSAIYVFLVPTGRSPLSLIILAFFLSIVGQMGDLVESAYKRFYGVKDSGKILPGHGGILDRFDSMLFVLPVVAFLGIM; from the coding sequence ATGAAACAAAGAGTAATTACAGCAATTATTGCTTTAATTTTATTCATCCCAATTGTTTGGTTTGGGGGAATATGGATTGATATTGCAGTGTGCCTTTTTGCCGCTGTTGGAATTAGTGAAATCTTTATGATGAAGAAACAAATTTTAGTTTCTTGGGATTTCTGTTTAGCTTTATTAGCCACCTTGACAATGGCTCTTCCAGTAAGCTTTTTTAACTTCTTACCTCATTTTTTAAATAGATATGATGTATTCTTTATGATTGTAATGTTAATGTTGGTGAGAACTGTTTTAACTAAGAATAAAGTCACATTTGATGATGTAGGAGTTTACACTTTGGGAGCTTTATATATTGGAACAGGGTTCCATTATATGGCAGCTGTCAGAAATGCTCATTTAGGTTTGCAAGTATTGTGCTATGTGTTTGTTGTAGTATGGTCAACAGATATTTTTGCTTATTTAGTAGGACGTAAAATCGGTAAGCATAAGCTTTGGCCAGCAATTAGTCCTAATAAGACTTGGGAAGGTTCAATTGGAGCTGTGATTGCAGCAATTATTTGTTCAGCAATCTACGTCTTCTTAGTTCCTACTGGTAGAAGTCCACTTAGCTTAATTATCTTAGCATTTTTCTTATCAATTGTTGGACAAATGGGAGATTTAGTAGAATCAGCTTACAAACGTTTTTATGGCGTGAAGGATTCTGGAAAAATTTTACCAGGTCATGGTGGTATCTTAGATAGATTTGATAGTATGCTTTTTGTATTACCAGTTGTGGCCTTTTTAGGAATTATGTAG